In Brienomyrus brachyistius isolate T26 unplaced genomic scaffold, BBRACH_0.4 scaffold92, whole genome shotgun sequence, the genomic stretch attgaatgggtcgcgtaattatcgctatgaattctgggagtctgtgcaacttcaagaccgcagctctcgtgttacttataacaaggaaggaatattattctatatttttaatggcgaccgaatgattgattgatataatgtagtgtttcattctatatcctgttttgataagatatcgacatttcgtaaacattcgatatacagttaaaccataattggtccgtcttgtttctttgtcacccagaaacttcacaactgtgttgtgagcggattttcagcgcttatatgtttttaaacttgtcttaaaaatttgtggtacttctacgtttctgcgcttttgtaaatgtagatcgtatgtttcgtcatttgattaaagcgtttgaagactttgcagcgctctgacaccaatcggccaccgtagcttagcaaccgaatcataacaattcttttccgtttagagttttcatttgaacatttaaagcagctcagacttgcagtttatcagcaagagagaagacgcgaaagatgtccatcgtgaaaaccaccgtgaatctccagaggattgactggctgctgccgaaaggtgcagtcagtgtgcggatcgccccggaatacatccccggtccagttggccgaggtaaggatggcaaaatgatgcccagactaactcagcacttaaagagttaaagtcagaatatgcttgactggtcttcttgaatcttctgttctattatcttgttttagaagtacatgtctaaataataaagtagttcacctttagctttaatatacgggagtctttttacatgtctactgcattatattatatttaaacatcagagaaaatcatcatgaagtggtaaagtaacagctgaatatgtccattataatatacggtgtttccccgaaaataagacagggtcttatattaatttttgctccaaatgacgcgttacggcttatattaaggtagtattttcccaagtataacatgctacagtatatttaccggtattcatgaaaaaaatccacatttattcaaacacagacatcatgtcatcttctaacagtatctttccatgtaaacaatttgacggtgaatttattcatgaacaaaattctgctgtatactgcatatgtttattcaaatatagtcgtaatgtcatgttcttctggaacatcatcgtaaatctccaagttccaaattccgtcctgaatatctcgcaactcaatttcctgtagaaccagtgtccccaatctctcatgtttagcaataactctgtccttaaatgagcgcctcttgtccatgtagccttctcgtagtataaccgcatctcattctagttaccgtacaatccatgggacaataactagggcttatattacgagcttcttgaaaaatcatgttagggcttatttgcggggaaacgcggtagtaatcagaaaaagcataaatcttagtttggtaccttgagagtgaataaataatgcaacttatggaaagtgtaagataagtaaaggatttgacttaatagtcagttgttgatgccagcatttggattgagtgggctgctatatttgatgcacatgaacctttccagtgttgtttttcgctgttgttctgcgtatcagggaatctgtgcacaagctggcttgtttttataggtcaggttcccctgctgaaacgcagacggcccaagtcaagaccagcgcataagtttcccaagcgtgtgtttcctgtatccaataaagactgcagaatttttcttagtgtgcaataccgactgccaagtgtgatatctgtgatggttgtgatgtagtgttgttgtacagtgacataatgtttcatttaaattaaatatgctgtcccctgtctttataatcccaaaggacaaaccagttccagtgatgctggccgtcggaagaagtgccgcaccgggccgccggcagccagctccctgaccacgtctgcctctcctggatctgctgccatcccggtggcaaccagcaggggtcagcagggcacaggccgccgtagaaaaacggcgggaggccggtcagggcgaagaaggaggtatgaccaacagaaggggttagagcctaagcccagctcaccaaccttctcctcctcttcatttttatttccgtcttcagccccctccccttttgtttcatccccatttctttttatgggctcctctgttttatcCCCACACTTACTCACACCTGTtagcccagctccacatccatattcagctccaggcctggttcatctgacccatctgcttcaggctccagcacaggctgtagccgcctcatctcacctggaaaaattctattggttgtataactattatgtaacaaagtactctaaaatgacctatgacgccaagtgctttactgagtactggtgtcaggagttttggaacagacatttaaatgaaattaacttagctaaacaggggaagaatgaggataatgagggtactcattcaaccaagaggcgtaggattgatgaagatgagttcatctttcctattgatgcactggagcagctaagtaccatgcccagggctcaggagatgggtgtggaaatgggctatcagtcagatgcacatagctacatttccctgtagattcagcacataattacacaagagttgtcatacatacttaggataagataaaataccatgtagttctatagcataaggtactataggataagattaagataggataaggttaagattgtatataataagataggacaagttaagatagtcttaacttgtatgccattttatgttttacaaagacatgataaattaccataagtttaggataagattatataagataacatagtataagaataagataagaaagataggataagataacatagaataaaattaagataggataggttacggtaagcttaagattgtataacataggattagattaattataaataaagcagtcctccttagagggggggtggtggagggaatatttaaaaaataaaaatagggttagttaacataaggtaaagataagattgtataacataggattagattaattataaataaagcagtcctccttagagggggggtggtggagggaatatttaagaaataaaaataggattaattaagataagattgtataacataggattagattaattataaataaagcagtcctcctcagagggggggtggtggagggaatatttaagaaataaaaataggattaattcagaaggttaagataagattgtataacataggattagattaattgtaaataaagcagtcctcagaggggggtggtggagggaatatttaagaaataaaaataggattaattcagaaggttaagataagattgtataacataggattagattaattgtaaataaagcagtcctccttagagggggggtggcggagggaatatttaagaaataaaaataggatcagttaacataaggtaaagataagattgtataacataggattagattaattataaataaagcagtcctccttagagggggggtggtggagggaatatttaagaaataaaaataagattaattaagataaggttaagataagattgtataacataggattagattaattgtaaataaagcagtcctccttagagggggggtggtggagggaatatttaagaaataaaaataggattaattcagaaggttaagataagattgtataacataggattagattaattataaataaagcagtcctcctcagaggggggtggtggagggaatattttaagaaataaaaataggatcagttaacataaggttaagataagattgtataacatagggctacagtgaagaaatcaaaaatttcaaggcagcatgaaggtaacgcacaatcagggatgtgcaatttctgaggcatgtattcaaaaaaagtattttaattgtgttttatgattcatatttgacttagttcatgaaataaaatgtttttttctacagatcagtgtttttgtattttgtaaaatacgagaaatactgtatgcatggtaatgtcaggtgtgcaaaatgtttgtgctaacaaaggacacagagcccctagaagggcacagagccaggctgagcaccacagcgctatccagcccatggctgccgatggtcacattccaccagaaccccccaacactaactccccagggaacttccaagcagcagagcagattccaacaaccgaggatcaaaggaaaagaaaagatactggcaggaagaagttgatcttgtggccaaaggttaaaaatgtagaagtttggagaacaaatgtgttacaaatgaaatattatttgaaatgtgctacagcttaatcattctatcatacatctatccatccattttccaaaccgctaatcctactgcgtcgcggggggtccggagcctatcccggaagcaatgggcacaaggcagggaacaacccaggatgggggggccagcccatcgcagggcacactcacacaccattcacacctacaggcaattttttagcaactccaattagcctcagcatgtttttggactgtggggggaaaccggcgtacccggatgaaaccccacgacgacatggggagaacatgcaaactccacacacatgtaacccaggcggagactcgaacctgggtcccagaggtgtgaggcaacagtgctaaccactgcaccaccatgccggcccaaaaatttaaacaaattcattttaaaaaactttaatctcagagccaattgccatttgcccacaaatatttcatttattattgtttatgattataaatgccgaatacattcctggagccttcgatttagcatacacagtgccctctacaggattctgtcgaaacagcatctctcaacctcgttcacaagatttgtgtctttttcacaaaacgtttttctttgtaaatcccaaaatcttcctataaatgtatgtatgaatgcttctcgtctttttcagtcacacgaagcctttataaatgagctccccgattaatctgtttacatgaaaacatcttaattgcgttaaggcatgtaaacgtagccacctaacgaaaggtaaccacgtgacttagcagactgcatgttcctcatctcctctgtatggaccatagagctgtgtatcggagagtctgacaacacgctacgtttcaagatacaggcattacaattcagatcgctgctctattttgccattctttttaaaaaatctgcttttaggaaaacatggcacattatagagagcacaccaccaaatggatgaaatctgagtaaaaacatttgatttttaacgcaatcagaataaaggggtctgcatttatcactgtccctgtaacaatccagcatcgtagcactacagctatttcggattcagccaacgaataacgttgctagtcagcagccttgtgcaagctactgaaaattactaattaccaattactgtatataaaagtaattataataagggtgggattcgaccgtgtgtctgcctggggggtcgccggccaggatcgccagcagtttggacgtgtggttggtgcggcaatgtgctgcatcagcgtctgctccctctgcctgacctgccctgtataattacataatcaaggaaaataacagtgggctaaaggttgcatagtgatcacattaacatcgcgtcgatgttgaaatacatggtgcaaacaaaagtagtggaattacactgacgagttactaccaacactgccaggcagctaggtttgctaatgctaacgttagcagcgcacccatatgctacttcctctcgcaagataaggcagtgttactgtcactgtgtaaatacaatgagatctctttggagcaagcctgtcgataccatgttaagtgtaaaaccacaagtaaaataccttaaaaataatagaaatatagatggtgctgaaccatggtgaacagtggagtcataacagaggctgtgcgttgtgttcagtcacctttcactgtaaatcacacatggcttcacaatcttttgtgtctgctctgaatccctcagggctggagtgaaaactccattcacactaacatggtgccaagtggtattgggtagacatgattctatcctttttggaagtaatttgttttactgatttaaataagttttaaaaaatttcaaaatgtaaggatagctcattgtatccaaagggatgtgccaagcttgcagtgttgatgtgctgccaccttctgggaaaacgatgaactgattttcagattaagaacatgtatggttttctggtatcatttgagaaccgttcatgctgcgaacctatgcttatgggttagggttaagcttgggtctagagctcagggtacttccaggcttggaggccaagggtaaggtctctctttccccatgtaagcatttaatgatgatccagcaccagggcttgggtaagtcaccacgagttgggagcctcattccccaggtaaaggatgaacgatgtccatccagcccggggattctggtgaacctctccttacgctggaagcctcctccctcaggtaagggtttaagaatctcgcggtacttccattgagccttggggttctggagaaaaatcccagggccatccaactgtagcagtgtggaattttgcgggtaggacttgttgattatttccggtaagtgtgtgtggggacccctagtgtgtggaggcgtcattggcgtttcccggtccggtaactccccttccacaccgcagtggtctgccgtggtacgctggcatgctggctgaggttcacacttattctgtgtcttggtgggaggttttgctgttttaattagcgttaatcctctgcttgatttaaatggctaatggtaatattttatattgcagtgtttctctggtgtctgtgttgcagctccagtggttgcaagttattctggtgactaggcctatagctacttgtcagttgctttacttgatgtgttttaattgtagttacggttgttgccaggattacagtttcagttgctcgtcagcttcagtttatgcctcttccagcaggtttgtcagacaataatagtttgaacctgcactgtggctgctgtgtttcctacgtcagtttttcttttccgtcagtcttgtcttgtcctcagccggtccgatgtcgcccaacaactgctgcttgaagctcctgatcctcggtgggacatcggcgatgtgctgggagccttagaacgcgctaaggatcgtcgcaccttttcctgcatttggagctgtttcattccctagttctgcgacttaacagactttgggccgccctttctttctgtatgggactgatacagagggacagcctgtattctgctactcattgtttgcactcttcatagttttcaacactcagattcttggttagattggggtattttctgggagactgtgagcagtggctgcctcgattgatctggctgactaagatttgattggtctggggtggtggtgttcacactttcaccttgtgcagtatatttgtgtggggatcagtgtggtggagcacaggtgtgtgtgtgcgtgtgcgtgtgtgtgtgtgtgtgtgtgtgtgtgtgtatgtgtgtgtgtgtgtgtgttagtttaagggactctattcccccttttgatcaacttccccggacacctgtctcctgcttgagtttagtcagccagtggccaaaggctggttgctggtttattttttaaggttgttgatgctaaagcgcttgtcttgtttctttgttttatattttcaacaacctgttaatagtacaaacacgtctctagctccattcggtaaatgaacttgtgtgctcttaatttagagtaatttttcctgtggtgaaatacCCCAGGTGGCgtagtcgtgtccttgtactactgaccgctctctgccacaaacactttaccctaaacctaagcctaatcctaaccctaaccatagccccaaacgtcatgtcctgccacctccctgacgtggctctaataagccatgcctgctgctcgttggtctcgcgtctcgttccatccctcatgttaaacactcccagctacctccagtctgttcccttgttattcctgtataagtgcttcctggccctgtgttccccattgatgtggtgccctccatgttgctcgttccctagcctcccatcttgatcccagtaaatcccagtttattgtctgacaacacctgctcccagagtcgttcatcctggcacccaacagactgaaggaactcgacaagccccagtaggttccccaggtccctacagccgatcactgctgcttgtgtcaagcatacctaatgtcgctggttcaggccgcagtacatctttccccagagagaatggcccatctctgacggagggcatagccgccctctccccggactcccaagtggagggtgtgacagctatagcggagatcctcagggccctctggaatggagtgagtgtgctgaaccccgcagaggtggggtgctctggagaaaaggagcccgccttctccatgtcgtttgccgtagggcgacctgcgtcctcattgtcacttgaagtctgacgatgatgcttctctgggatttactgtgatccccctgttcgccaaaacatgctccccaaagctctccagcacagaagaacaggcttcactcctagttctatggttgtcagagtgctggaccacagtagaggtcggactttgcttcaacatggttttattggaagtctgcacacaatacagatgtttcctaccgtccttcgttccaattaaatgtggaaacgttttgtcagctggctggacaagaccctactgcctcttttaatagtacacatagtagtgagcagtggtgacgtaatggttagggaagcgcactcgtgattgaaagacactgcatctacagcatctggcccaggagagccggccgttgcagtcgttacatccgcacttaaggctcccggcccagagggccgctcaggccgcacccacagtgtccaacacaggtgaggccttggttgcctctaggcttctcatagacTCTGACACGGTTtcctggtaaccagccgacacctgccacactgctccataatgtcaggccagcgtccacctcgctgtcccctgatgcctggccagcacccacctcaatgtcccaagacgtccagccggcgcccacctcatctcctgacggcctgctggtgcccactttctatcctgacgtcccaccggcacatgcctgcaggctgccaccagcccagagaagatggatccagaggatgtcctgctggagtgccctgggtcctgctacgtgggtccctccttcatcccagactccggttactctggtcccagtttctggtcaccagaatcaacaggagcccaagaaagcggcaggcagaatgtctgtctcccagagagggtttgccagtatctgctcttgccctgtatgtcccttgtcatcttcctgttcctctcctgttgtctccttgctgccctactgctctgcggttctctcatcgccCGCCAACTCCTCACGTCctccggccctgctggccctcccagaccctctggtcctgtgattcggcagagttcagcctcacctggaaaggggcctaggagggtccccagccccgaatcttcacctggcttccctggatgccccatgttattcctttttgtgcctcagtgtttgtcttgttgctctgtcccacctgtatctctccttgtcttctgcatcctgtgcccctgttcttgttgaccctccacctgtccatcctgttttggggtctgacaggactgctgtacctgtggttcctagcttttcctttttccgctccatgtccttagtgatgtcctgcaactgctcttatgtctggtgttgctgtctgtctagtgttctgtctagtcttgtctggtcttgtcctgtctaccatctgttct encodes the following:
- the LOC125727215 gene encoding uncharacterized protein LOC125727215; the encoded protein is MSIVKTTVNLQRIDWLLPKGAVSVRIAPEYIPGPVGRGQTSSSDAGRRKKCRTGPPAASSLTTSASPGSAAIPVATSRGQQGTGRRRKTAGGRSGRRRRYDQQKGLEPKPSSPTFSSSSFLFPSSAPSPFVSSPFLFMGSSVLSPHLLTPVSPAPHPYSAPGLVHLTHLLQAPAQAVAASSHLEKFYWLYNYYVTKYSKMTYDAKCFTEYWCQEFWNRHLNEINLAKQGKNEDNEGTHSTKRRRIDEDEFIFPIDALEQLSTMPRAQEMGVEMGYQSDAHSYISL